The Camelina sativa cultivar DH55 chromosome 14, Cs, whole genome shotgun sequence genome includes a window with the following:
- the LOC104742223 gene encoding photosystem I chlorophyll a/b-binding protein 5, chloroplastic isoform X1 yields MAVVLRGGITGGFLHHRRDASSFITRRISSVRAAGGGINPTVAVERPTWLPGLDPPPYLDGKLAGDYGFDPLGLGEDPESFKWYVQAELVHSRFAMLGVAGILFTDLLRTTGIRDLPVWYKAGAVKFDFASTKTLIFVQFLLMGFAETKRYMDFVSPGSQAKEESFFFGIEAALEGLEPGYPGGPLLNPLGLAKDIKNAHDWKLKEIKNGRLAMMVMLGFFVQASVTHTGPIDNLVEHLSNPWHKTIIQTLFTSAS; encoded by the exons atggCCGTTGTTTTACGTGGAGGCATCACCGGAGGATTTCTTCACCATCGTCGCGATGCTTCATCCTTCATCACTAGAAGAATCTCATCCGTCAGAGCCGCAGGAGGAGGCATAAATCCGACGGTGGCTGTTGAACGTCCCACGTGGCTACCTGGCCTCGACCCTCCTCCTTATCTTGATGGAAA GTTAGCTGGAGATTATGGTTTCGACCCACTCGGGTTAGGAGAGGATCCGGAAAGCTTCAAATGGTATGTTCAAGCAGAGCTTGTTCACTCTCGTTTCGCCATGCTCGGTGTTGCAGGAATACTCTTCACAGAT CTGCTTCGGACCACAGGGATTCGTGATTTACCGGTTTGGTATAAAGCTGGAGCTGTCAAATTTGATTTTGCTAGCACAAAAACACTCATTTTTGTACAGTTCCTACTTATGGG GTTTGCTGAGACTAAAAGGTATATGGATTTTGTCTCTCCGGGATCTCAAGCAAAAGAAGAATCTTTCTTCTTTGGAATTGAAGCAGCACTCGAAGGGCTTGAGCCTGGATACCCCGGAGGACCGCTTTTGAACCCGTTAGGCTTGGCTAAGGACATTAAAAATGCTCATGACTGGAAGCTTAAAGAGATCAAGAATG GTCGTCTAGCAATGATGGTGATGCTCGGCTTCTTCGTTCAAGCCTCTGTGACTCACACTGGCCCTATTGATAACCTTGTGGAGCATCTCTCAAATCCGTGGCATAAGACCATTATTCAAACCCTCTTCACCTCTGCTTCTTAA
- the LOC104742223 gene encoding photosystem I chlorophyll a/b-binding protein 5, chloroplastic isoform X2 — protein MESEFLVVSICTKALDLDHLFVFLKIKVSWRLWFRPTRVRRGSGKLQMVCSSRACSLSFRHARCCRNTLHRWIRDLPVWYKAGAVKFDFASTKTLIFVQFLLMGFAETKRYMDFVSPGSQAKEESFFFGIEAALEGLEPGYPGGPLLNPLGLAKDIKNAHDWKLKEIKNGRLAMMVMLGFFVQASVTHTGPIDNLVEHLSNPWHKTIIQTLFTSAS, from the exons ATGGAAAGTGAGTTCCTTGTTGTCTCCATTTGCACAAAAGCTTTAGATTTAGACCAtctttttgtgttcttgaaaATAAAGGTTAGCTGGAGATTATGGTTTCGACCCACTCGGGTTAGGAGAGGATCCGGAAAGCTTCAAATGGTATGTTCAAGCAGAGCTTGTTCACTCTCGTTTCGCCATGCTCGGTGTTGCAGGAATACTCTTCACAGAT GGATTCGTGATTTACCGGTTTGGTATAAAGCTGGAGCTGTCAAATTTGATTTTGCTAGCACAAAAACACTCATTTTTGTACAGTTCCTACTTATGGG GTTTGCTGAGACTAAAAGGTATATGGATTTTGTCTCTCCGGGATCTCAAGCAAAAGAAGAATCTTTCTTCTTTGGAATTGAAGCAGCACTCGAAGGGCTTGAGCCTGGATACCCCGGAGGACCGCTTTTGAACCCGTTAGGCTTGGCTAAGGACATTAAAAATGCTCATGACTGGAAGCTTAAAGAGATCAAGAATG GTCGTCTAGCAATGATGGTGATGCTCGGCTTCTTCGTTCAAGCCTCTGTGACTCACACTGGCCCTATTGATAACCTTGTGGAGCATCTCTCAAATCCGTGGCATAAGACCATTATTCAAACCCTCTTCACCTCTGCTTCTTAA
- the LOC104742222 gene encoding protein WEAK CHLOROPLAST MOVEMENT UNDER BLUE LIGHT-like 2 has product MMDDDKVSNELCLFPDLNVHNVHTSTPFGSIVFDSSICDLLNLEDGGDTPNLIPEHNPFFDSVDGHQEAESSPKVYIAPRVMTNHQDSFSLDSRVDDYIEDARILPGSPGGIQDLDLTRLRVPGSPRAFGHPRSSGSPRFGSPTSPILIDTAAPFESVKEAVSKFGGITDWKAHKIQTIERRKTVDQELEKIQEDMPEYKKQAVVAEEVKQQVVMELERTRSVVQELKLELEKAEKEEQQARQDSDLAKLRVEEMEQGIADESSVASKAQLEVAKARHFSAVSELGSLKEEIDIMSKEYESLLREKDSTAKRAVDSVSKAKDVERKMEGLTIEVLATKELLESAHAAHLEAQEKKFDAAMARDQDVYNQEKELKMVEEEIERVRQQIDAADDVKTKLQTASGLQQDLRAEIAAYKDSNMGKRYNSDIQAAVDSAMNELEEVKSNIEKTNSEVKTLKIIVGSLQSELEREKRDLSDSKQRNSEESREERCTEIAKKLQEATREAEEAKSLAVAAREELRKAKEESEKAKTGYYAIESQLIKAKKEMDAARASEKLALAAIKALQETECANKIEDISSSPRSIIISVEEYYELSKQAHEVEEAANRKLAEIVSKIEVAKEEESRILENLEEVSRETAIRKVELQEAMGKVEKARDGKVVMDHELRKWRSENGNRSPEGGNKENLSKSKSALHKPTSFAFGEQGSSSSNVTTPETKKKKKRFFLLPKVFMFLSRKKSSNK; this is encoded by the exons ATGATGGATGATGATAAAGTTTCCAATGAGCTCTGTTTATTCCCTGATCTCAATGTCCATAATGTCCATACCTCGACGCCTTTTGGTAGTATCGTATTCGATTCATCCATTTGTGATCTCCTAAACTTGGAAGATGGTGGAGATACGCCAAATCTTATACCGGAACATAACCCGTTTTTTGATTCTGTGGATGGACATCAAGAAGCAGAGTCGTCTCCGAAGGTGTACATTGCACCAAGAGTCATGACAAACCATCAAGACTCGTTTTCGCTAGATTCTCGAGTAGACGACTATATCGAAGACGCAAGGATTTTGCCTGGCTCACCTGGAGGAATTCAAGATCTTGATCTCACACGTCTTAGAGTTCCTGGCTCACCAAGAGCTTTTGGGCATCCGAGATCATCTGGATCCCCGCGTTTCGGGTCACCAACAAGTCCTATCTTGATCGATACCGCTGCACCTTTTGAATCGGTTAAGGAAGCAGTTTCCAAGTTTGGTGGGATCACAGACTGGAAAGCACATAAAATCCAGACAATTGAG AGACGGAAGACAGTGGATCAAGAGCTTGAGAAGATACAAGAAGATATGCCTGAGTACAAGAAACAAGCAGTAGTAGCGGAAGAGGTGAAGCAGCAGGTGGTGATGGAGCTTGAAAGGACAAGGAGTGTTGTCCAAGAGCTAAAACTTGAGCTAGAAAAGGCTGAAAAAGAAGAGCAACAAGCGAGACAAGACTCTGATCTTGCAAAGCTGAGAGTGGAGGAAATGGAGCAAGGGATAGCCGATGAGTCGAGTGTTGCATCAAAAGCGCAGCTCGAGGTGGCTAAAGCGAGGCATTTCTCAGCGGTTTCTGAGCTAGGATCTTTAAAAGAAGAGATAGATATAATGTCTAAGGAGTATGAATCTCTGTTGAGGGAAAAAGATTCCACTGCCAAAAGAGCTGTGGATTCAGTTTCGAAAGCTAAAGATGTAGAGAGGAAAATGGAAGGTTTGACTATAGAGGTACTTGCCACTAAGGAGTTGCTGGAGTCAGCGCATGCAGCTCATCTTGAAGCACAAGAAAAGAAATTCGATGCAGCCATGGCCAGGGACCAAGACGTTTATAATCAGGAGAAGGAACTCAAAatggttgaagaagagattgagaggGTTAGACAACAGATTGATGCAGCTGATGATGTGAAAACAAAACTACAGACTGCTTCTGGCCTTCAGCAAGACTTGAGAGCCGAAATAGCGGCTTACAAAGACTCAAACATGGGGAAGAGATACAACAGTGACATACAAGCAGCTGTTGATTCCGCGATGAATGAGCTTGAAGAAGTAAAATCAAACATTGAGAAAACAAACTCAGAGGTGAAAACATTGAAGATAATTGTTGGATCATTGCAGTCAGAACTCGAAAGGGAGAAGAGAGATCTATCAGATTCCAAACAGAGGAACAGCGAAGAATCAAGAGAGGAGAGATGCACAGAAATAGCCAAGAAGTTGCAAGAAGCGACCAGAGAGGCAGAGGAGGCTAAGTCACTTGCCGTAGCTGCTCGAGAGGAGCTGAGAAAGGCAAAGGAAGAGTCGGAAAAAGCGAAAACAGGATACTATGCGATAGAGAGTCAGTTAATAAAGGCGAAAAAGGAAATGGATGCAGCTAGAGCTTCAGAAAAGTTGGCCTTAGCTGCAATAAAAGCGTTGCAAGAGACTGAATGTGCTAACAAAATCGAAGACATTAGTAGTTCACCAAGAAGCATAATCATTTCAGTTGAGGAATATTACGAGCTAAGCAAGCAGGCACATGAGGTAGAAGAGGCAGCCAACAGGAAACTAGCGGAGATCGTCTCCAAGATCGAGGTGGCTAAGGAAGAGGAATCAAGAATCTTGGAAAATCTTGAGGAAGTGAGTAGAGAAACAGCTATAAGAAAGGTAGAGCTGCAAGAAGCAATGGGGAAAGTTGAAAAAGCTAGAGATGGGAAGGTTGTTATGGATCATGAGTTGCGAAAATGGAGGTCGGAAAACGGGAATAGGAGTCCCGAGGGGGGGAATAAGGAGAACTTAAGCAAGTCGAAATCGGCTTTACATAAACCAACATCGTTTGCGTTTGGTGAGCAAGGAAGCAGTAGTAGTAATGTGACGACCcctgaaacaaaaaagaaaaagaaaaggttctTTTTGTTGCCAAAGGTCTTCATGTTCTTGTCAAGGAAGAAGTCATCCAACAAGTGA